From one Bacteroides intestinalis DSM 17393 genomic stretch:
- a CDS encoding RagB/SusD family nutrient uptake outer membrane protein, whose amino-acid sequence MKKIIYIASFLCAALLAGCDDFLTTESPDFSTDKYWRDKADVEAGLSSVYGQLDCRTNAYTIAEVKYVLETFRSDEMTVGQDVYNYPEWAAMASYSYNNENSCIKEYWMNNYNGINYANNVLFGIKKVQDTGEKMSTEDENHLTGEALFLRAYFHFKLIMSWEKAIIRDKYLTGEAQTHKALSSRTDVWDFICSELNNAGGLLPQDRPSSETGRVTKAAAYSYLGWAYLTRAYEETAKKDEYLGLAEEAFNKVTGYELEPNYGSMFDGTNKNCKESIFELQFTNSTVDGTYHKHVLHFWVAPGSMRGWDEIRVSEKMYNEFLKEGRIAENNLYDARAYGSMFFDDPYYHEGEHILGYNYDDVYYETSVTQYNFRKYMPATWDEQKQSAVGTNMPLMRYANVLLMQAEVYNEQKHPEKAIPLINDVRRIHGKLPAMTGSDYEAVKAQIEHERLVEFALENSRFYDLRRWGKLDEAMKADGRTNFNSSTHSFLPIPLMEIQTNNEINE is encoded by the coding sequence ATGAAAAAAATAATATATATAGCATCTTTTTTATGCGCCGCCTTGCTGGCAGGATGCGATGATTTCTTAACGACAGAGTCGCCTGACTTCTCCACAGACAAGTATTGGAGAGACAAAGCTGACGTGGAAGCCGGATTATCTTCCGTTTACGGACAGTTGGATTGCCGTACCAACGCATATACCATTGCAGAGGTAAAGTATGTTCTCGAAACTTTCCGGAGTGACGAAATGACTGTGGGACAAGACGTTTACAACTATCCTGAATGGGCAGCCATGGCCAGTTACAGCTATAATAATGAGAACTCCTGCATCAAAGAGTACTGGATGAACAATTATAACGGCATCAACTATGCCAACAACGTTCTTTTCGGTATCAAGAAAGTGCAGGATACCGGTGAGAAGATGAGTACTGAAGATGAAAACCACCTTACCGGTGAAGCCCTGTTCCTGCGCGCTTATTTTCACTTCAAACTGATAATGAGCTGGGAAAAGGCCATCATCCGCGATAAATACCTGACGGGAGAGGCGCAAACCCACAAAGCCCTTTCTTCCAGAACAGATGTATGGGACTTCATCTGTTCCGAACTGAATAATGCCGGTGGCTTACTCCCGCAAGACCGCCCTTCTTCCGAAACCGGACGTGTGACCAAAGCCGCAGCTTACTCTTACTTGGGGTGGGCCTACCTGACACGTGCCTACGAAGAAACCGCCAAGAAAGACGAATATCTGGGACTGGCAGAAGAAGCCTTCAATAAGGTGACCGGCTACGAACTGGAACCGAATTACGGAAGTATGTTCGACGGAACAAACAAGAACTGCAAAGAGTCCATCTTTGAGTTGCAATTCACCAACAGTACAGTAGATGGAACCTACCATAAGCACGTGCTTCACTTCTGGGTTGCTCCAGGAAGCATGAGAGGATGGGATGAAATCCGCGTCAGCGAGAAGATGTACAATGAGTTCCTAAAAGAAGGACGCATTGCCGAAAATAACCTGTACGACGCCCGCGCCTATGGTTCCATGTTTTTTGATGACCCTTACTACCATGAAGGCGAACATATCTTGGGATACAATTACGATGATGTTTATTATGAAACTTCCGTTACGCAGTACAATTTCCGCAAATACATGCCCGCAACTTGGGATGAGCAGAAACAAAGCGCTGTGGGCACCAACATGCCTCTAATGCGCTATGCCAACGTGCTGTTGATGCAGGCAGAAGTTTACAACGAACAAAAGCATCCGGAGAAGGCTATTCCCCTGATTAACGATGTCCGCCGTATTCACGGTAAACTGCCGGCCATGACGGGAAGCGACTATGAAGCGGTTAAAGCCCAAATCGAACACGAACGTCTGGTAGAGTTTGCATTGGAGAACTCCCGCTTCTACGACCTCCGCCGCTGGGGCAAGCTGGACGAAGCTATGAAAGCGGACGGAAGAACAAACTTCAACTCTTCCACGCACTCATTCCTGCCCATCCCTTTGATGGAAATCCAGACTAACAATGAGATAAACGAGTGA
- a CDS encoding LysO family transporter, translating into MFTIIGLMLTGMLLGYLLRKRNLSGIHKVITVLIWLLLFILGIEVGGNEQIIKGLHTIGLEAVILTIGGTLGSVIAAWALWRALYKRKGGRA; encoded by the coding sequence ATGTTTACAATCATCGGACTAATGCTCACAGGAATGCTGCTGGGCTACCTCTTACGGAAACGGAATCTGAGCGGAATCCACAAAGTCATTACAGTGCTCATCTGGTTACTCCTCTTCATACTGGGTATTGAAGTGGGAGGAAACGAACAGATTATCAAAGGACTTCATACCATCGGACTCGAAGCCGTCATACTCACCATAGGCGGAACTTTGGGAAGCGTGATTGCTGCTTGGGCATTGTGGAGAGCTTTATACAAACGGAAAGGAGGCCGGGCATGA
- a CDS encoding LysO family transporter — protein sequence MKGSLIIVGFFVLGTLCGVFHLIPIDIVIDSKVSFYALCALMFSVGLSVGNDPQTLKNFRSLNPRLIFLPIMTILGTLAGSAAVSLILTHRSLTDCLAVGSGFGYYSLSSIFITEYKGAELGTIALLANISREILTLLAAPLLVRWFGNLAPISAGGATTMDTTLPIITRTAGQQFVVVSIFHGFVVDFSVPFLVTLFCSI from the coding sequence ATGAAAGGGAGTCTCATCATAGTCGGCTTTTTTGTGCTGGGAACACTCTGCGGAGTCTTTCACCTGATACCTATCGATATCGTAATAGATAGTAAAGTCAGCTTTTATGCACTTTGCGCACTGATGTTCAGTGTAGGGCTAAGTGTAGGCAACGACCCGCAAACGTTGAAAAACTTCCGTTCACTCAATCCACGGTTGATATTCCTGCCTATCATGACCATTCTGGGTACGCTGGCAGGTTCTGCCGCAGTCAGCCTGATACTGACACACCGTTCCCTGACGGATTGCCTGGCTGTAGGCTCGGGCTTTGGCTACTACTCACTCTCCAGTATCTTCATCACCGAATATAAAGGAGCCGAATTGGGAACCATCGCACTGCTCGCCAACATCAGTCGCGAGATACTGACACTACTGGCTGCCCCCTTGCTGGTGCGCTGGTTCGGTAACCTCGCCCCCATCTCAGCCGGAGGTGCAACCACGATGGACACCACACTGCCCATCATTACACGAACGGCCGGACAACAATTTGTAGTTGTCTCCATCTTCCACGGGTTCGTGGTCGATTTCAGTGTCCCGTTTCTTGTGACCCTGTTTTGTTCGATATAA
- a CDS encoding glycoside hydrolase family 2 TIM barrel-domain containing protein, whose product MKLKLYSFISALLICSNMLADNEPWQNPQVNEINREPMHAHFIPFTNEANALKQHSLPADVRFNVNPATERRISLDGTWKFLFSKNNELCPKDFHKPGYNTRKWSKIQVPGSWELQGFDAPIYTDTRYPFPANPPHVPADYNPVGAYIREFTVPGGWEGMDIFLDFEGVESAYYVWVNGELAGYAEDSRLPSHFNITKLLKKGSNKLAVKVFRYSDGSYLEGQDYWKYSGIERDVYLYARPQSRVRDFRMTAELINDYKDGELNLDVILHQPKAGETVEVKVLDAGKVIYNQKKTVSSPTDTLFSQQQIFPDARAWNAETPNTYTLVVSTFDAQGKPLESFTQLFGFRTVEMRNGMQMINGKAVLFKGVNRHEHDPHKGRTISVASMIHDIQLMKQFNLNGVRNCHYPNNYAWYELCTEFGLYMVDEANIESHGMQDHKDGTLANYPDWELPFMQRMSRMIARDRNCTAIVTWSMGNESGYGKHFETLYDYTKKVDSTRPVQYEGGGYDAKSDIYCPMYARIWSLRRHINQRDKRPMIMCEYAHAMGNSVGNFQDYWDLIYKYDQLQGGFIWDWVDQTFAIKDKDNRDIWAFGGDMGFVGIVNDSNFCANGLVAADRTPHPHIYEVKKVLQYIHFEPVAFTPNKIKVTNRHDFIGLEGYTLRWAVECDGKAVQSGEMDFPAIAPGSSVNIELPLKALPADGKEYFLTLRAFTKNEAPLIPKGHEAAIEQWALPSVPASKAIQPANGKLTVDRNNDAITLTGNNFRIAFSAQSGGMTELSYNGKNLIKEGLQPNFWRPLTDNDIPNGHLYRCLTWKTAGQDARLENLDITENQQTVTLTATYKMEAQDSKLQTIYDIHPDGAVRVSMHFTPGKQALNEMPRLGMRMILPAEYERMSWLGRGPQENYADRKTGALVGLYSATVWEQFHPYVRAQETANHCDVRWVALRNADGDGLLVTGEEPLSISAWNFPMEDIEYRPSQVERRHGGSIVKKDMVWLNIDHKQMGVGGDNTWGAQVHPEYTITPHEWKYSFTLLPLGAKDDAAEQAHKCWF is encoded by the coding sequence ATGAAACTTAAATTATATTCTTTCATCTCCGCCTTACTGATTTGCAGTAATATGCTTGCCGACAATGAACCTTGGCAGAACCCGCAAGTCAATGAGATAAACAGAGAGCCAATGCATGCGCACTTCATTCCGTTTACGAATGAGGCCAACGCCCTGAAGCAACACTCCCTGCCTGCGGATGTACGTTTCAACGTAAATCCTGCCACCGAACGCCGCATCTCGCTGGACGGTACTTGGAAGTTCCTGTTCTCAAAGAACAACGAACTTTGTCCCAAAGACTTCCACAAACCGGGATACAACACCCGGAAATGGAGCAAAATACAAGTTCCCGGAAGCTGGGAGTTGCAAGGCTTCGATGCACCTATTTATACGGATACCCGTTATCCATTCCCTGCCAATCCCCCGCATGTGCCAGCCGATTACAATCCGGTGGGAGCATACATCCGCGAATTCACGGTTCCCGGCGGTTGGGAAGGTATGGATATCTTCCTCGACTTTGAGGGAGTGGAATCCGCCTACTACGTATGGGTGAACGGCGAACTTGCCGGATATGCCGAAGACAGCCGCCTGCCGTCTCACTTCAACATCACGAAGCTCTTGAAAAAAGGCAGCAACAAACTTGCCGTCAAGGTATTCCGTTACAGTGACGGCTCTTACCTTGAAGGACAGGATTACTGGAAATACAGCGGCATCGAGCGTGATGTTTATCTCTACGCCCGTCCGCAAAGCCGCGTGCGCGACTTCCGGATGACTGCCGAACTGATAAATGATTATAAAGACGGAGAACTCAACCTGGATGTCATCCTCCATCAGCCGAAAGCGGGAGAAACCGTTGAAGTAAAAGTGCTGGATGCAGGAAAGGTGATTTATAACCAGAAGAAAACCGTCTCTTCTCCTACGGACACTTTATTTAGCCAGCAACAGATTTTCCCGGATGCACGTGCCTGGAATGCCGAAACGCCCAATACCTATACACTGGTAGTCAGCACCTTCGATGCACAAGGAAAGCCGTTGGAGTCTTTCACCCAACTTTTTGGTTTCCGCACGGTGGAGATGCGTAACGGCATGCAGATGATTAACGGAAAAGCGGTGCTCTTTAAGGGAGTGAACCGCCACGAACACGATCCGCACAAAGGACGTACCATCAGCGTAGCTTCCATGATACACGATATTCAGTTGATGAAGCAATTCAATCTGAACGGTGTGCGCAACTGCCACTATCCGAATAATTATGCGTGGTATGAGCTTTGCACGGAATTCGGCCTGTATATGGTGGATGAAGCCAACATCGAAAGCCACGGCATGCAGGATCACAAGGATGGCACGCTGGCCAATTATCCGGATTGGGAACTTCCTTTCATGCAACGCATGAGCCGTATGATTGCACGCGACCGTAACTGCACAGCTATCGTCACCTGGTCTATGGGCAATGAGTCCGGCTATGGTAAGCATTTCGAAACCTTATACGATTACACGAAGAAGGTAGACTCCACCCGCCCGGTACAATATGAGGGTGGCGGTTATGATGCCAAGAGTGACATATACTGCCCGATGTATGCACGCATCTGGTCGTTGCGCCGCCATATCAATCAGCGCGACAAGCGTCCTATGATTATGTGCGAATATGCTCATGCCATGGGCAACAGTGTAGGAAACTTCCAGGATTACTGGGATTTGATTTATAAGTACGACCAGTTGCAAGGCGGCTTCATCTGGGACTGGGTAGACCAGACATTCGCTATCAAAGATAAGGATAACCGCGACATCTGGGCTTTCGGTGGAGACATGGGATTTGTAGGCATCGTCAACGACTCCAACTTCTGCGCCAACGGTCTGGTAGCTGCCGACCGCACTCCGCACCCGCATATCTATGAGGTGAAAAAGGTGCTTCAATATATCCACTTTGAACCGGTTGCTTTCACACCCAATAAAATAAAGGTTACCAACCGGCACGACTTCATCGGTCTGGAAGGATATACCTTGCGTTGGGCAGTGGAATGTGACGGCAAAGCGGTACAAAGCGGTGAAATGGATTTCCCAGCAATCGCACCGGGAAGCTCTGTCAACATCGAACTGCCTCTGAAAGCACTGCCTGCCGATGGCAAAGAGTACTTCCTTACCCTGCGCGCATTCACCAAAAACGAAGCGCCGTTAATCCCGAAAGGACACGAGGCCGCCATCGAACAATGGGCGTTGCCTTCCGTCCCTGCCAGCAAAGCCATTCAGCCGGCTAACGGTAAACTGACCGTAGACCGCAACAATGACGCCATCACTCTGACAGGAAACAACTTCCGGATAGCTTTCTCGGCTCAAAGCGGTGGAATGACAGAGTTGAGTTACAATGGAAAGAATCTGATAAAAGAAGGTCTGCAACCCAACTTCTGGCGTCCGCTGACGGACAATGATATTCCGAACGGACATCTATACCGTTGTCTCACTTGGAAGACTGCCGGACAGGATGCCAGACTGGAGAACCTGGATATAACGGAAAATCAACAGACAGTTACCCTTACCGCTACCTATAAGATGGAAGCGCAAGACTCGAAGCTGCAAACAATATACGATATTCATCCTGACGGAGCAGTCCGCGTGAGCATGCACTTCACTCCCGGCAAACAGGCGTTGAACGAAATGCCTCGTCTGGGTATGCGCATGATACTTCCGGCTGAATATGAAAGGATGTCCTGGCTGGGACGCGGACCACAGGAAAACTATGCAGACCGGAAGACGGGAGCATTGGTAGGACTGTACAGCGCGACGGTTTGGGAACAGTTTCATCCGTATGTGCGTGCTCAGGAAACAGCTAATCATTGCGATGTACGTTGGGTTGCACTGCGCAATGCCGATGGTGACGGTTTGCTCGTTACGGGAGAAGAACCGCTAAGTATCAGTGCCTGGAACTTCCCGATGGAAGATATCGAGTACCGCCCTTCGCAGGTGGAACGCCGCCACGGGGGAAGCATAGTGAAGAAAGATATGGTGTGGCTGAACATCGACCACAAGCAGATGGGCGTAGGTGGTGACAATACGTGGGGGGCACAAGTGCACCCGGAATACACCATCACACCGCACGAATGGAAGTACAGCTTCACGCTGCTGCCACTCGGAGCTAAGGATGATGCAGCGGAACAGGCGCATAAGTGCTGGTTCTAA